The following coding sequences are from one Amphiprion ocellaris isolate individual 3 ecotype Okinawa chromosome 19, ASM2253959v1, whole genome shotgun sequence window:
- the LOC118471007 gene encoding uncharacterized protein LOC118471007, whose translation MTSLEKKKIELEISMAGQELKSIEQLKVERTTAKRLFSRVVNSITRTYRDMSEEELRDSFNKLTIEAEKVMESNDDVEAGLIAELEAASDTSGGAVLTEQQRADIEKTVKECEMKLKEVKALIQETLWANFGNAELPTAIQAAEAACHLAAATRPDGNEEAYDFRLTHLQELVKTAKEVYSRWKRWVPPDEQQAFQSCLRELELSVPKLVSRKADFIHARVKDEAERQTQSSSAFSYPVPTIRLRPVALPRFAGNRRDFHKWRRDWEALQNQGEPTGSKEVKKFQLLDSIEDKIIRDLRLTSYSTADDIFRVLENRFGNQTSIAIEVVEDLQKMPAVKGHQPRKIVELIQAVEKALQDLSDLGETGAIKNPLVTKSIESKLPEHLKKEWLVYAADRRNAVTPEKRFDSLLTFLKEQESIYEQLEQLREEEPGKKETRIEPRHARTRSTKADNDHLVCVVCGDGKHKRRLYFCKQFRALKLMDKKAAVRRLGACKKCLEVHDDSSFCKPTYLCKNPDCKNEHVPEHHYYLCPNAETKKRGTCHKKSSFGSDEDKGRRKYTKDQEEFLRKLSPELVEQCREVFSNTASRAFNTVKNRPSLLMDSGMQELPVIMMLLEVTANAGQKIGTLIDLASDTNYITHKAASGLNLRSEEITLIVHGVGGMKVHVETKRYLLKIRVKTAKGTLKSHQLVCYGLDNIADVHRHVTPKQLQRFFPDVPLEELVRPKEIQLLISHREGQLAPQRIKAVGDLVLWDRPLGKTVGGSHPELFEGLILSARLSNTHFARSMRTAAAKYEEVITTVQGQLSPSKQAAVKFHESSTSATKRGDFLEWWRWDSIGAACEPKCGGCRCGNCQPGGKEMSLAEERELEIIRQGLTYVIEDSHSKEPHWHTKYPWLEDPGSLPNNRTAVEATFLRTERQLSKEPEWKGAYAAQVHDMVNRKAAVKLSRGRIIDWNGPVWYVSHLIAPNPHSVTTPVRLVWNSSQKFRGISMNDLLMKGPDVLNQIRAVLLRFRSGVYAALGDIKKMYNSVWLEEREVHLHRFLWRDSEEEELGEYAITRVNIGDKPAGCIAQLAMRETANLPSFTHLKEEQQVLQNDSYVDDILTSHNNLNQLKAIIANVEQILKAGGFELKPWVLSGQSGRKECRDEQEKCQVKTMVLPNQMSSDDNKALGLGYIVEEDKLHVMVGINFSKRKKKMRLGQDLSHEQIRAHTPNPLTRRDLLSQVSGLYDPVGLVTPVKQKGAIMVRRAFQEARNGNCQVKDTWDMPLSDCLREDAMQLFEEYVQLGQVTFTRALTPPHHRNKPLAITFSDGSEQAYGAVMYLRWDSDQGPVIRLVESKAKLTPLDHKGDAVKAEMCGAVFASRLKKYFELHSWIQVERWYHLVDSQTVLGAVQRESYGYQTFFANRIGEIQSCTKTQDWWWIPGSKNIADIITRGASPQNLDKNSEWQNGPEFLSLPVNEWPIKSAKEIATIARESINRLQKKSFIAVLARIEGEKQEPNQTEQRRPPAGSAIQSLVDVKRFSLLVRLIGTIAWVWRAAKKFLGLKRVLNNPKWEAVALTGVITLREREDALRDVFLAEQMDATFPSTLTDRLVVFKDHISGLLLCGGRVQSFKEDKVGVPILPYDAWVSTLLAREAHNESHDGVAGTVLKMRRKAWVVRGRRIAQKVVDRCVSCRKVKARRCQQVMGDLPSERTEPAAPFQFTTVDLFGPYHVRDDVKKRVTIKVWGVIFSCMASRAVHTELVNALSTESFLMAYQRFTAIHGHPRKIWSDPGTNFIGAKPVLEEMYRFLGSQNKAALEETAARSGTEWMWKIHPADSPHRNGAAEAAVRLVKKALYSLGGELSLSYSEFQTALYMAANLVNERPIEAIVQSREECIQYVTPNSLLLGRASRSGDCKTFDFETYPYKKLRAMQSEVNKFWRYWSQLAGPNLFVRSKWHTTHRNVAVGDIVWLSDQNALRGQFRLGRVISTNPDSKGVVRDVDVRVCPSYCVPVIKPVKNAVKPRNPSSDANKEKFQATILCRDVRRLVVLLPVEEQMKDLG comes from the coding sequence ATGACttcattggagaaaaaaaaaattgaactgGAAATAAGCATGGCTGGTCAAGAACTCAAATCAATTGAGCAGCTCAAGGTGGAGAGGACTACAGCAAAAAGACTGTTTTCTCGTGTTGTTAACAGCATTACAAGGACCTACAGAGACATGTCTGAagaggagctcagagacagttTCAATAAACTCACAATAGAGGCAGAGAAAGTCATGGAATCCAATGATGATGTGGAGGCCGGGCTTATCGCAGAGCTAGAGGCGGCATCTGACACAAGTGGAGGAGCTGTATTAACTGAGCAGCAGAGAGCCGACATAGAAAAGACTGTGAAAGAATGTGAGATGAAACTCAAGGAGGTCAAAGCGCTCATCCAGGAGACTTTGTGGGCTAACTTTGGGAATGCTGAACTACCCACTGCGATACAGGCAGCTGAGGCTGCGTGTCATCTCGCTGCTGCGACACGACCTGATGGGAATGAGGAAGCATATGATTTTAGACTCACTCACCTGCAGGAGCTAGTGAAGACTGCAAAGGAGGTCTATAGCCGGTGGAAACGTTGGGTTCCCCCAGACGAGCAGCAGGCTTTCCAGAGTTGCTTAAGGGAGCTGGAACTCTCTGTCCCAAAATTAGTGTCCAGAAAGGCCGATTTCATCCATGCAAGGGTTAAAGACGAGGCTGAACGACAGACCCAGAGCAGCAGTGCTTTCAGTTATCCAGTGCCAACCATCCGGTTAAGACCTGTGGCCCTTCCCAGGTTTGCAGGGAACCGGCGCGATTTCCATAAGTGGAGAAGGGACTGGGAAGCACTGCAGAACCAAGGTGAACCCACTGGCTCAAAAGAAGTGAAAAAGTTCCAATTACTGGACAGTATTGAGGATAAGATCATAAGAGACCTTCGGCTCACATCCTACAGCACAGCTGATGACATCTTTCGTGTCCTGGAGAATCGCTTTGGCAACCAAACATCAATTGCTATTGAAGTTGTGGAAGACCTACAGAAGATGCCAGCTGTGAAAGGTCATCAGCCACGGAAAATAGTGGAATTAATTCAAGCTGTGGAAAAGGCACTTCAGGATCTGAGTGACCTAGGAGAAACAGGTGCCATTAAAAACCCACTGGTGACAAAATCCATTGAAAGCAAACTTCCAGAACACCTCAAGAAGGAATGGCTGGTTTATGCTGCTGACAGGAGGAATGCTGTGACACCAGAGAAGCGCTTCGATAGTCTCTTAACATTCCTCAAAGAACAGGAAAGCATATATGAGCAACTCGAGCAGCTGAGGGAGGAAGAACCAGGTAAAAAAGAAACTAGGATTGAACCAAGACATGCCAGAACCAGATCTACAAAAGCAGACAACGACCATCTAGTTTGTGTAGTCTGTGGTGATGGAAAGCACAAAAGAAGGCTCTACTTTTGCAAGCAGTTTCGAGCACTAAAGCTAATggataaaaaagctgcagtAAGGAGGCTGGGAGCATGCAAAAAATGTCTCGAGGTTCATGATGACAGTTCATTCTGCAAGCCTACTTACCTGTGTAAAAACCCCGACTGCAAGAATGAACATGTTCCAGAGCATCACTACTACCTGTGTCCTAATGCTGAGACAAAGAAAAGGGGTACATGCCATAAAAAGAGCAGCTTcggttcagatgaagacaaaggCCGGAGAAAGTACACAAAGGATCAAGAGGAGTTCTTAAGAAAACTCTCACCAGAGCTGGTAGAACAGTGCCGAGAAGTGTTCTCTAATACTGCATCTAGAGCtttcaacactgtaaaaaatcgACCAAGCTTACTCATGGATAGTGGAATGCAGGAGCTTCCAGTAATCATGATGCTTCTAGAGGTCACTGCAAATGCTGGACAGAAAATTGGGACATTAATTGACTTGGCTTCTGACACCAATTACATAACCCATAAGGCTGCAAGCGGGTTGAACCTCAGAAGTGAAGAAATCACCCTTATCGTTCATGGAGTTGGAGGGATGAAGGTTCACGTAGAGACGAAGCGGTACCTTCTAAAGATTCGAGTTAAAACTGCCAAAGGCACTCTGAAGTCTCATCAGTTGGTTTGTTATGGACTGGACAACATTGCAGATGTTCACAGGCATGTGACAccaaaacagctgcagaggtTCTTTCCAGATGTACCTCTTGAGGAACTGGTGAGGCCTAAAGAAATACAGCTACTCATCAGCCACAGGGAAGGCCAGCTAGCACCTCAGAGAATAAAAGCTGTTGGAGATCTCGTGTTGTGGGACAGACCACTTGGCAAGACAGTTGGAGGTTCTCATCCTGAGCTCTTTGAGGGACTTATCTTGTCAGCCCGTCTTTCCAATACACACTTTGCAAGATCcatgaggacagctgctgcaaaATATGAGGAAGTCATTACCACTGTCCAAGGTCAGCTTTCACCCAGCAAACAAGCTGCTGTAAAGTTCCATGAGTCAAGTACATCGGCCACCAAGCGGGGCGACTTCTTGGAATGGTGGAGGTGGGATAGTATTGGAGCAGCATGTGAACCTAAATGTGGAGGCTGTCGCTGTGGAAACTGCCAGCCAGGTGGCAAAGAAATGTCTCTTGCTGAGGAGAGAGAGCTTGAGATAATAAGACAAGGCCTCACATATGTCATAGAGGACAGCCACAGCAAAGAACCACATTGGCACACAAAGTATCCCTGGTTAGAGGATCCAGGATCCCTGCCAAATAACAGAACAGCAGTGGAAGCTACATTTCTCAGGACAGAGAGGCAGCTATCCAAAGAACCTGAATGGAAGGGAGCCTACGCCGCACAAGTGCACGACATGGTGAATAGAAAAGCTGCGGTTAAACTGTCCAGAGGGAGGATTATCGATTGGAATGGACCAGTTTGGTACGTGAGCCACCTAATTGCTCCTAACCCTCACTCTGTTACTACCCCAGTGAGACTTGTATGGAACAGCAGTCAAAAGTTCAGAGGTATAAGCATGAACGATCTACTGATGAAAGGTCCAGATGTCCTCAATCAGATTCGAGCAGTCCTCCTTAGATTCAGAAGCGGAGTTTACGCTGCTCTAGGAGATATAAAGAAAATGTACAACTCAGTCTGGTTGGAGGAACGAGAAGTACATCTACACAGATTTCTTTGGCGAGACTCAGAAGAGGAAGAGCTTGGGGAATATGCCATCACGAGAGTAAACATTGGAGATAAGCCTGCAGGTTGCATCGCACAGCTAGCAATGCGTGAGACTGCTAACCTTCCTTCTTTCACCCATCTTAAGGAAGAGCAGCAGGTACTCCAGAATGACAGCTACGTTGATGATATTCTCACATCCCACAACAACCTCAACCAGCTGAAAGCCATCATAGCAAATGTGGAACAGATCCTTAAAGCTGGAGGTTTTGAACTCAAGCCATGGGTCCTATCTGGTCAAAGTGGGAGGAAGGAGTGCAGAGATGAGCAGGAGAAATGCCAGGTGAAAACTATGGTCTTACCAAACCAAATGAGTAGTGATGATAATAAAGCACTTGGACTGGGCTACATAGTGGAAGAGGATAAACTCCATGTCATGGTTGGGATCAATTTCtccaaaagaaagaagaaaatgcgACTTGGACAGGATCTATCCCATGAACAGATAAGAGCCCACACCCCAAATCCTCTGACACGTAGAGACCTTCTCAGCCAAGTATCGGGACTTTATGACCCTGTGGGCCTAGTGACTCCTGTGAAACAGAAGGGAGCTATAATGGTACGCAGAGCCTTCCAAGAGGCGAGAAATGGAAACTGTCAAGTCAAAGACACATGGGACATGCCACTTTCAGATTGCCTCAGGGAGGACGCAATGCAGCTCTTCGAGGAGTATGTTCAGCTTGGTCAAGTCACATTCACCAGAGCACTGACTCCCCCACATCACCGAAACAAACCTCTAGCAATCACATTTTCAGATGGAAGTGAGCAAGCTTATGGAGCAGTGATGTATTTAAGGTGGGACTCAGACCAAGGCCCAGTCATCAGACTAGTTGAGTCCAAAGCCAAACTAACTCCCTTGGACCACAAAGGTGATGCTGTAAAAGCAGAGATGTGTGGAGCGGTGTTTGCTTCACGTTTGAAGAAGTACTTTGAGCTTCACAGCTGGATCCAAGTGGAGAGGTGGTACCATCTTGTGGATAGCCAAACAGTACTTGGTGCAGTGCAACGAGAAAGCTATGGCTATCAAACATTCTTTGCAAATAGAATTGGAGAAATCCAAAGCTGCACAAAGACTCAGGACTGGTGGTGGATTCCTGGTTCCAAAAACATTGCTGACATAATCACCAGAGGAGCCAGCCCTCAAAATCTGGATAAGAACTCAGAATGGCAAAATGGGCCTGAATTCTTGAGCTTGCCAGTAAATGAGTGGCCAATCAAATCAGCAAAAGAAATAGCAACTATTGCCAGAGAAAGCATTAATAGGTTGCAAAAGAAATCCTTTATCGCTGTGCTTGCAAGAATTGAAGGAGAGAAGCAGGAGCCAAACCAGACTGAACAAAGGAGACCTCCTGCTGGTTCAGCCATCCAGAGCCTCGTGGATGTCAAAAGGTTCAGTCTTCTAGTTCGATTGATTGGAACCATTGCATGGGTTTGGAGAGCTGCAAAGAAGTTTCTCGGACTGAAGCGAGTCCTAAACAACCCAAAGTGGGAGGCAGTCGCTCTAACAGGGGTCATCACattgagagaaagagaggatgcCCTAAGAGACGTTTTTCTTGCTGAGCAAATGGACGCAACCTTCCCAAGCACCTTAACAGACAGGCTGGTGGTATTTAAAGATCATATATCTGGGCTGTTGTTATGCGGTGGCAGAGTGCAGAGCTTTAAAGAGGATAAAGTTGGTGTTCCCATTCTTCCTTATGATGCCTGGGTGTCAACGTTACTAGCTCGAGAGGCTCACAATGAGAGTCATGATGGAGTGGCTGGAACTGTACTGAAAATGCGGAGGAAGGCATGGGTTGTAAGAGGACGGAGGATTGCTCAAAAGGTGGTTGACCGCTGCGTAAGCTGCAGGAAAGTGAAAGCAAGGCGTTGCCAGCAAGTAATGGGTGATCTGCCATCTGAAAGAACGGAACCTGCTGCCCCCTTTCAGTTTACAACAGTTGACCTCTTTGGACCATATCATGTGAGAGATGATGTCAAGAAAAGAGTGACAATCAAAGTTTGGGGTGTTATTTTTAGCTGCATGGCTAGCAGAGCCGTCCATACAGAGTTGGTCAATGCTCTATCGACTGAAAGCTTCCTGATGGCCTATCAAAGGTTTACCGCAATTCATGGACATCCAAGGAAAATCTGGTCAGATCCAGGGACCAATTTTATTGGAGCAAAGCCAGTTCTGGAGGAGATGTACAGATTCTTGGGTAGCCAGAACAAAGCAGCCCTTGAGGAGACAGCTGCCAGAAGTGGAACAGAGTGGATGTGGAAAATCCATCCAGCTGATTCTCCACATAGGAATGGTGCTGCAGAAGCTGCTGTGCGTCTTGTAAAGAAAGCGCTCTACAGTCTTGGAGGAGAACTTTCCCTGAGTTATAGTGAGTTCCAGACAGCTCTTTATATGGCAGCCAATCTGGTGAATGAGCGACCAATTGAAGCCATAGTACAGAGCCGGGAGGAGTGTATCCAGTATGTGACACCTAACAGCCTTCTGCTTGGCCGAGCTTCTCGAAGCGGAGACTGCAAAACATTCGACTTTGAAACCTACCCCTACAAAAAGTTGAGAGCAATGCAGTCAGAGGTAAACAAGTTCTGGAGGTACTGGAGCCAACTCGCTGGCCCCAACTTGTTTGTGAGGAGCAAGTGGCACACTACACACAGAAATGTCGCTGTTGGAGACATTGTCTGGTTAAGTGACCAAAATGCACTGAGGGGACAGTTCAGGCTTGGAAGAGTCATCAGCACCAACCCAGACAGTAAAGGTGTCGTGAGGGACGTCGATGTCAGGGTCTGTCCAAGCTATTGTGTTCCTGTGATAAAACctgttaaaaatgcagtaaagccAAGAAATCCATCATCTGATGCAAACAAGGAGAAGTTCCAGGCAACGATCCTTTGCCGGGATGTCAGACGACTGGTTGTCTTACTACCTGTTGAGGAACAGATGAAGGATCTAGGTTAG